In Calditrichota bacterium, the genomic window AGGCTGGCGCTGAACTGCAAGCTGCCATCTTTGTACGAGACGGTGGTGTTGCTGACCGCAAGACCCACCAGGAGCGCTGCCAGGGCAAAGCCCACGGCCAAGCCCGCACGTTGCCAGCGGCGCAGGGAGCTCCAGGCGTCGGAGAGCAGCGGTTGTCGTGCAGCGACAAAGGTGAGACGCAGGCCTGGGTCTTGGTCCGGCCAATCAGCTAGCACCTTCGTGGTGGCCTGCAGCTTGCGCAGTGCCGTCCGACAGGCAGTACAAGCCCGTACATGCTCTTCTAGGCGACGCGCGAGCTCTTCTTCAATCTCCTCGTAGAGGTAATCTGGAATGTGCTGCTGACACTCATCACATTTCATGGTCCAACACCTCCTGGGCGACACCCCATTCCTCCAATATCTGGCGCAGCGCCAGCAGGCCGTGGTACAAGCGCGACTTGACCGTGTTGACCGGCTGCCCCAGCACGTCGGCGATCTCGCGGAACTTCAGGCCCTGATACTGCTTCATGATGATGACCACTCGCTGCTCTTCGGGTAGCGACAGCACGGCGCGCTTCAACACCGCCGCCAGATGGCTGTTGTGTGCCACGCAATCGGGTCTATCTTCCGGCAAGTCGGGCAACTCTGCCGGCAATGGATGGCCGTCCTCTGTCGGGCGCTGCTCGCTGTCTATGGACAACGATGGTCGCCTCCTCTTGAGCTCGTCTCGGCTGAGGTTGAGCGCGATCTGGTGCAGCCAGGTGGAGAAACATGCCGTGCTCTTCAGGCGCCGCAGGCCCGTGTAGGCGCGAATAAAGGTTTGCTGGGTGACCTCTTTGGCTGCTTCCGCGGTGCCCAGATAGCGGTAGGCAAAGTTGTAGATCGGCTTTTCCCAGCGCCACACCAGCGTGTTGAAAGCGGCCACATCGCCAGCAAGGAACCGTTCGATCAACGTCTGGTCATCCATAATCCCTCGTCAACGGATGGGGCGGCTACCGTTCATAAGACGGCGCATCCGGGAAAAAAGTTGTCAGCGATCGGCGCAGGGAGCGCGTTGTTTCGGGCCCCGCGGGCAGGGATGGCAGATGTCAGCCGATGACGGTGCCGGGTGGGATGACGGCGTTCTTGGGCACGATGACGATGCCGTCGCGAATGACAAAGTTGTCCGCTTTGACAAAGCCCTCGCGATGGCGATTCAAAATCTGCACGTTGGCGCCGATGCGCGCGTTCTTGTCGATGATCGCGCGCTCGATGAGGCAGTTGTGGCCGATGCCGACCTCCGGGATGCCCTGCGCAGCCGCTGCCTGGCACTCCTGGTCGGTCTCGTAGAAATCGGCGCCCATGACGATGGATCCGTAGATGCGCGTGCCGGAGCGCACGATGGAGCGGATGCCGAGAATGGAGTCCTTGATCTCGCATTGCTCCACTATGGAGCCGTCGGCGAGGATAGTGCGCTCGATGAGGCTGGAGGTGATTTTCGCCCCGGGCAGATAGCGCGGCCGCGTGAAGATCGGCGCGCGCTGGGTGTAGAAGTTGAACTTTGGCACCGGCCGCGTCAGGTCGATCATGGCCTCGTAGAAGGAGCTGATGGTGCCGATGTCCTCCCAATAGCCATCGAAGAGGTAGGCGTACACTCTGCGCGTCTTGATGGCATAGGGAATGATCCCCTTGCCAAAGTCTTCTTCGGCGCTTTCGTTGAGGATGTCGAAAAGGGTTTGGCGTTCAAACACATAGATGCCCATGGAGGCAATCAGCTCGCGGCCGTTGCTTTGCACACCAAAGTTGCGCAGCACTTCGGCCGGCACGAGCAGCGACTCCACCACCGCCGGGTCGTTGGGCTTTTCCACGAATTTGGTGATGCGGCCGCGGGTGTTTGTCTTGAGAATGCCGTAGCGGTGGGCCACCTCACGGGAGACGGGAATGGCGCTGACCGTAACCTCCGCCTTGCTGCGCACATGCCAGTCGATGAGCTTGCGGAAGTCCATGGAGTACAGGTGGTCGCCAGCCAGGATCAGGAAGCGCTCGTTGTTGGGCGCATCGAAGTATGGCAGGTTGCGGCGTACCGCGTCGGCGGTGCCCTGATACCAGGCGGTGCTTTCGGGTGTCTGTTGCGCGGCGAGGATCTGCACGAATCCGCCGCGGAAAGGATCGAAGTGGTAGGTGGCCGCCACGTGCTGGTTCAGCGAGCGCGACATGTACTGCGTCAGCACGAAGATGCGGTTCACCTCGGAGTGGAGGCAGTTGCTGATGGGGATGTCGATGAGGCGGAACTTGCCGGCGATGGGCACTGCCGGCTTGGCGCGCTTGGCGGTGAGCGGCCACAACCTCTCGCCGGCACCCCCAGCCATGATGATCGCGGCCACGTTTCTGGTCATATGAGGTTCCCTTTCCCGGGTGCTCAATCTGAATCGGACGCCGCTGCCCTGAGGCGGCGAAGCACCTTCATGGCGTCATTCACCCCGCGGCCGAAGTAGTCGTGCAGCCGGACGTATTCCCCATACAGTTGCGTGTAGACTGCATGGTGGGTCGGCACCGGCCGATAGACGGTCTCTTTTTGCTTGGCCATGCGCTTAGTTGCTTCGGCAAAGTCGTCAAACCCGCCGCCGGCGCGACCGGCAGCGATTGCCCCGATGATGGCCGCCCCTAACGCCGTCGCCTGGGCCGAGGCCGCGAGACGGATCTCCCGCCCGGTCACGTCCGCGTAGATCTGCATGAGCATCGGGCTCTTCTCAGCAATCCCGCCGCAGGCGTAGAGCTCGTGCACCGGAATGCCCTGCTCCTCGTGGTTGTCGATGATCTTCTTTGTGCCGAATGCCGTCGCCTCCACCAAGGCGCGGTAGACCTCCTCCGGTCTGCTGGCCAGGGTGAAACCGACGATGAGCCCGGATAGCTCCGCGTCCATGAGGATAGAACGGTTCCCATTCCACCAGTCCAGTGCCAACAATCCGCTTTGGCCAGGGCGGAGGCGTGCAGCGCGTTGCTCCAGCACCTTGTAGGGATCAAGACCGTTGCGCTTGGCCTCTTCCTGCAATTCTGCCGGCAAGTGGTGGCGCACATACCAGGCGAAGATGTCGCCCACGGCTGCCTGACCTGATTCATAGCCTACGTAGCCGGGTACAATGCCGTCCTCGACGATGCCGGCGATGCCCGTGGCAGACACTTTCGGCCCGAGCACCATGTGGCAGGTGGAGGTGCCCAGGACCAGCACCATCTTTCCTGGCTCCGCCACGCCGGTGCCCAGCACCGCAGAGTGGGCATCGATGATGGCCACCCCCACAGGGGTGCCTGCGCGCAAGCCGAGGCGCTGGGCCACTTCGGCGCGGAGTGCTCCGGCGCGCGTCCCTACAGGGTAGATGCTGGTGCTCAACTTTTCGCTAACGACGTTCGCGAAGCGCGGGTCCAATGCAGCGAAAAAGTCGTGGCTGGGATACCCTGCCTGTTTGTCCCAAAGGGCCTTGTACCCAGCTTGACAGGCGCTGCGCTTCTCCTCGCCGGTCAGATACCACACCAGCCAATCGCCGCCCTCGATAATGCGGGATGCGGCCTGGTATACCTCTGGCGCCTCGCGCAGAATCTGCAGCGCCTTGGGAAAGAGCCATTCAGAGGAGATCTTGCCTCCGTAGCGCGCCAGGAAGGGTTCGCCCCGCTGCGAAGCCAGGTGGTTGATGTCGTCCGCCTCCGGCTGGGCAGCGTGATGCTTCCAGAGCTTGGGCCAGGCATGAGGTTGCGCGGCAAACTCTTCCCTCAGGCAGAGAGGAGTGCCGTCAGCCGCGGTGGGCAGCACCGTGCACGAGGTAAAATCGACGCCAATTCCCACCACCTGCTCCGGTCCGACCTTTGCCTCCCGGAGGGCGCGCGGCACGATCTGTTCTAAGGCGTGCAGCCAATCCCCGGGGTGCTGCAGTGCCCACGCGTCGCCCAACTTGACGCCGGACTTGGGGAGCTCCTGAGAGATGACCCCATGGGGATACTGCTCAACCGCGGTGGCAAGCTCTTCCCCTGAAGAGAGGTCGACCACCACAGCGCGCGCCGATTCTGTGCCGAAGTCGAGCCCCAGGCTCACCATCCTTCTGTCCATGGATCTCTCCTGAAGGGGTAGGGTCCGAGCTCAATCTCCCAGGCAAGTGCCGACACTGCGTGCCACGGCAATCAGTGGCGAGTCCAAGGGGACTTTGCGCGTCTTGCCTCCCACCTCTTTGATGGGGACGTGCTTCAGCTCGCCTCCCTGGATGCCCACCATGTGGCCAAAGTTGCCGTTCACCACCATCTTCACCGCTTCGACGCCGAAGCGCGTGGCAAGGATGCGGTCGTAGGCAGTCGGTACACCGCCCCGCAGCAGGTGGCCCAACACGGTGACCCGCGTCTCCACCTTGGTGCGTTGCTCAATATCCTTGGCCACCACGCTGCCGATGCCGCCCAGGCGGATCTTGTCCGGACTCCCTTCGATCAGCTCGCGCACCACCATCTTGCCGCCCTTGGGGGCTGCCGCCTCTGCGACGACCAGGATGCTGAAGCGGCTCCCCCGGAAGTTGCGCTCCTTCACTCGTTCGCAGACGATGTCGATGTCGTAGGGAATTTCCGGGATGAGGATAATGTCGCCGCCGCCGGCGATGCCGATGGTCAGGGCCAACCAGCCGGCATAGCGACCCATTACTTCCACTACCATGACGCGGTGGTGCGACTGGGCAGTGGTGTGCAGGCGGTCGATGGCTTCGGTGCCGGTGGCGACCGCCGAATCGAAACCAAACGTCACATCCGTACCGTACAGGTCGTTGTCGATGGTCTTCGGTACTCCGACTACCGGCAGGCCCTTGTCCATCATGCGCGCCGCCGCTGCCATGGTGCCGTCGCCGCCGATGCAGACCAGGGCATCCAACCCGAGGTTTTCGAAGTTATGCATCGCCTGGTCGGAGCGGTCGCGGTAGACCATCTTGCCGCCTTCCAGCATCGGATAGTTGAAAGGATCGGCCCGATTGGAGGTACCAAGGATGGTGCCGCCCCTCGTCAGGATGCCGGAGACCGCTGCATAGTCCAGATCCACGTAGCGGTTCTCGAGCAGGCCTTCGAACCCATCCATGAAACCCACCACTTCCATGTCGTATTCCAGCAGCGCAGTCTTGGTGACCGCGCGAATCACGGCATTGAGGCCGGGGCAGTCACCACCGCCGGTCAGCAGCGCCAATCGCATTCGTTTCTTCGGCATCTTCCTCTCCTCCACGTCCTCGTGCTAGGTGCAAGTGCAGGAATCCTTCGCTCGCCGTCTGGAATTGTGGTTCCGAGCAACTGGACGGCGCGAAAATATACACACTTACGGCCCAAATATCAAGGAAGAAATGCCCAGCGAATGGAGAGGAGGGTTTGCCGAGCCCAACGTAGCTCGAATGGCGTCATGGCCGGCTTCGTCCTTCCGGTCGTGACAAAGAGAGAGCGAGCGCCGAGGGCTTCTCGGAAGAGTGTGCTTCGGGGGTTTTGAGAGCCTGCCAAGCTGCGCCGGCCAGCCGCCCTGAAGCACAAAGAGGGTGATTACCTTCTCAGCGTGAGCTTCCTGACGAGGGAGGAGCGAGGTGTTTCAACCCGCAGGAAGTAGATGCCGCTGGGCAGGGGGCATCCCTGGCTGCCGAGCCCATCCCAGGTGAGCGTGTAAAGCCCGCGCGCCTGCTCACCCGCGAACAGCTGCCGGACCACTCTACCGAGAGGGTCATAGACTACCAGACGCACCTGCTGATGGCCGGGCAGCGCGTAGCGGATTAGTGCCGGTGGCGCACACGGGTTCGGGTAGAGCTCGCAGGAAAGCTCCTCAGTTGGCATGCGGCTCTGTCCTGGTCCAACAGCCGAGGAGGCTTCCTCGACCACCAGTCCGCACAGCAGCGTGGAGTCGCGGCCGGCAGCAAAGTGGATGTCCAACACACCATCGGTCACGGGCACTGGGTCCGCCACCAGCTGGAAGGCAACCACGTGACCGGCCTCCGCGGCCAGGTCCAACTCGCGGGCGACCGTGCGCCCTTCCACTACCACATCGAAGCGGCGCTGTCCTGGCGCCGTGAAGCGCGTCTCCGCAAATAACAAGGTCACGCGATAGTTGCCGGGCTGCACCCGCACCATGTAGCGCACCAGGCCACGGCGTTGCGCGCGATAGACCGCAGGTATCTCGGTCTGCGCAATTGGCACAGAAGCAGGCTCCTGCACTTTCTTGCCATCGGTGTAGCCGTACTCGCTGCGCTCGTTCCATTCCTGGTCGGGCAGAAAACCCTGGAAGGCCTCTCCACCCACGTTCACCTTCACCGGCAAAGAGAGCGGGGTGGCAGAGATAAGGTTGACCACCTGGCCGGTGAGTCTGTTGGGCTGCGGCGCTCGATCCTTGATCCCCATGACGACGAGGGTACCGGTGCTGTTCTCGAGCCCATGGGCCTCGAGGGTGACGGTGCGCAGGTCTTCGGCAAGCGAAGCGCGCGAAACGGTGGCGCCTGGGACGAGGAAATTGGCCGCCTTCTCAGCGCTCTCCTTGTCCACCTCCTCAGAAAAGCGAACCAGGACTCTGTCATTTTCCGCCCGTGCCCAGAGGACGGTGGGCGGTTTGTTGTCGACATACCCAAGGTTGAGCGGATCGGTGAGACAGAGGATCATCAGGCCGTCCTTGAAGACCACATTCTCCGGGACAAAGTCGCAGTCGTTGCCAGGAAAGGTGTGGGTGGCCTTCTCCCACCTGGACTGGTCCCAGCTGTCGAAGTGGTCCGTCCACTGATGCGTGAAATTGTGGTCAGTACCGGTGTCACCGACGCCGGGCGTGTAAGAGGCGTAGCTGACATAGTCATAGTAGGCAAAGCGGGGCAGGATGGCATCCGACCACGCTCCCACCCAATCGTGGTAGGCCGGGTTCCAGATGTTCATCATGATCTTCTGTGGGCGGCGCAAGGTGAGCACGTGCGGCTCGGTCTGCCGATACACTTCCTCCCCATCCACAAACCAGGCCACGTACTCTGGCGTCCACTCAATGGCGTAGACGTGAAAGCCCACATGCGGATTGAAAGGCACCCACTGGTGGCGGAGGTGGATCATCTGCCGCGGGGTGATGGTAGTAATCTGCACGTCGTCCGTGTACCTGCCGTGGATTTCGATGTCGATCTCGTTCCAGTTCTCCGTCGGGTCGATGTCGTTGTAGGTGAAAAAGGTCGACACATGACCGTCGCCTGCAGAGGCCTTGTAGCGTACCTCAAAGCGGCCGTACAGGTACGACTCGCGCGTGCGTAACTCGGCCCCCTTGTAGTTTTTGGCGTTGGTCGGTGCTACGAACCATGCCAAGAGAATGACGGAACAAGCAGCGCTCCACTTCATGGCAGATCCTCTTGCCGGCATCCTGACGGAAAGGGGAGGGGTGTTACCCTCCCATTTTGCGCCCATAGTCGAGAGGGTGGAGGGTGGTGAGCAGCGGGAACATCGGCACCACTACCGGGTACGGCGCCCCGCGTTGCAGGACCAACATGTCCAGACGCGTGAGTTTGAGGCGCTCGAAACGGTCCGTGTCGATCTCGATCTGGTCGCTGTACTTTTTCTGCAGTTCGCGCACGTAGGGGTTGAGGTGTTGTTCAATCACCGCGACATTCACCTGCGAGAGGTCATCTTCCTGGCCTCGGGCACGGAGGAAAAGGTTGCGCTGATAAAGGGCAAGAATGTGGTCTTGCCACATCTGCACGTTGCGCTGCACCGAGAGGGCCTTGTCGTATCCTCGCTTGTAAGCCTCTTGGGCAATGTACTTGTCGCGGATGAGGTCTGCAATGGCCAGGCGCAGCTGGGCGGGGAACTCGCCTCTCTTGATGTGCCGCGTTCGGAACACCAGCGGATGCGCGTCGAGCTCCTTTTCCAGGTCCGCCACGGTCCACGTCGTGCCGTCGATGCGTAGCAGCGGGAGAGCGCGTAACTGGGCGATGTCGTCACCAAAGCGGTCGACGACGAGCTCTTCGTCCCCCTGTTGCCAGAAGTTCCGGTTGAAGGCTTGCCTCTTCTCTTGTGGCGAGGCCAAGAAGAGCGGCGCCAGGGTGGCGGCCAGACGGTAGAAGGTGTCCTCCACCAGAACCATCTTCTTGCCGCGCATGACCTTCTGGACGAACTGCAGGTAGGCGTGCTCGGCGCGCTCCTGGCGGATCGCCTCTTCCACATCGGTCCACTGTTGGCGCATCTGGGTGTCCGAGAGGAGGAGCGCCTGCTTCCAGCCCTGCACTTGCATCACCGTATACAGGGTGTCGTCGATCTGCACCGGGCCGATGACGTCCCCCTGGGCAAATGGCTTAGAGAAGAGCGCCCGCCTGATGGCCTCGTGTTCGGCGCGGCTCCAGGCGACCTCGCGCTCGGGTATCAGGCCCACGCCTCCAACTAAGGGGAACCCTTGGGCGAACGAGCCGCCGGAGGTAAAATGCTGGCGCAGCACTTCGGCGAGGCTGTCGCCACTGAACGAGTAATAGGCAACTCGATAGGTGCGTGTGGACGCCTGAAAACGGGGGGCGACATCTTTTGGCTTCAGCCTCACTCGCGTGTAAAAGTCGCGGTAGAACAACCACTGGCGCATGGCCTGCTCCTGGCGGCCGCGCAGATAGGCACGGAACTGTGCGTTGCTGAGGAGCTCATTCTCTGTCCCCGCCTCCAGGGCGAGCAGCTTTTCGGCAATGAGGGTGTTGAGGACGATCTTGCGGTGGACGTAACTGTCGCCCCGGCAGTACGGAGGGCGCGGTGTGTACTCGGCGCGACGAAGGAACTCATCCACCGTGATCACGCGGTCGCCTACGCGCGCTAAGGGCACCTCGGCGGGCAATTCGGGCTTCTTGTGGCAAGCGAGCGTGACGAGCGCCGCCGTGAGCAGGACAAGCAGCACGCTCACCAGCCAAGCCAGCCAACGCTGCTGTGCAAACACCCCCGGGGTGATCTTTCTGCGCATGGCAAAGTTCAAAAGAGGACTCCTATGGTGTACGCGTGCACTTTGCCGAGGATGCCCAGACCGCGGTAGGCGTACTCAAACTTGAGCGCAGTGTTGTGCATCATGTAGATCGTGGCGCCGCCCCCGAAGGCCAGACCGTATTCTGAGTCCTCCATGAACAGTGCCTTGTAGCCAGCACGGAGGAAGAAGGAACCGGTGGCGGGCAGGACCCATTGGTACTGTGCCCCCACGTTCACCGACTCGCTGTTGTTGTTGGGATGCAGAGCGTCAATTGCCAAGGTCAAGCGGTGACGCTCCCGCACCAACGGGTGAACGGCCACGCCGATCCTGAAAAGCAGAGGCAACTCCCAGGACTCGAGGCGGAATTGGCCGCGGACGTCCCGGTAATTGCCTTGCTCCAGCGGCAAGATGTCGATCGGCTGCAATAGGTCCATGCCGTCGTAGCGCATTTTCGTGCCAAAGTTGGAGATGCTCATGCCGATGCTCATCCCGTCGGACCGTTCGCCCGTCGCCGAGAAGAAGTGGGTCTGCAGCAGGACCCCCAAGTCGGCGGCCACGGCGTAGGCGCCCACGTGCCAGATCTGGGAGGACACGTACTTTGCCGAGGCGCCAAATGAGAACCACTGCGCCAGTCGCCGAGAATAGGAAAAGGCAAAGGCAAAGTCGGTGGCGCTGAAAGTTTCGCCTGTCCCCTCCTGGCTGGCCACAGTGGTGACCTCCATTTCGCCGTAGCCAGTGTGGTAGAGGCTCAAGGCAAAGGTTCCCAGGCGCGGCAACACCAGGCCAACAGCCGCGGCCGAGGTGTTGATGTCCAATAGCCACGGCTGGTAGGTGAACTGCGCCTCGCTGCGCGCCATGTACCCCAGCCCGGCTGGGTTCCAATAGGTGGCAGAGAGGTCTGTGGCGACGCCCACGTAGGCATCGCCCATGGCGGCCCCGGCGCAGCCGAAGCCTATCTCCAAGAAGTTGGCGGCCGTGGTCCCTGCCCGGTGCGGCTTCTGGCCGTAGGAGAGGGAGTACCAGGCTAGACAGAGGACTGCGACCGCCGTCCCCACTCGCTGCCAGTTGCTGTTCATCATATCGCCCTCATGTGCTATTTCGTCTTGCGTCTGGCTCACTTGATGATGGCAAACTTGCCCATCTGCTCATCACCAGTGGCGTGGGCCTTCACATGGTAGAGGTACATCCCGGCGGCCACCTCCAGGCCCTCCTTGGTGAGCAGGTCCCAATGGGCGGTGCCATCGTCGAGGGGATTGTCCACCTCCAACACATCCACCAGCACGCCGCTGACCGTGAAGATTTTGATGGTGCATCTGGCGGGCAGGTGGGTGAACATCAGTCGGCGACGCTGGTTCAAGCGCCAATTGGATACCGCCGGCTCCATGGCATTGGTGGCCACATACGGGTTGGGCACGACTTTGATAGTGCGCATGGTCTGGCGCAGGGCGGCCACATCCAAGGGGCCGGCCTCACTGACCTTGAACGACAGGGTGTCGCCGGAGAAAAACGGCCGCCTAAAGGTGACTCGATACACGTCATTGGGTTTCGGGAGTCGGCTGCTGTCGCCAGCTACAGTGAAGTCCAGGATGAAGGCGGTCCCTGCCCACTTGTTATCGGTGGTCACGGGGCCAACCAGCACGCGGTCCTGGAGAATGTCGAAACGGAGGTTGGCATTTCTGTCCTGTACCACAAGGTCCAGGAGCTCAGGGGCGCCTCCCGGGCCGGCGAACGAGCGGTTCACCACGTAGAAGCTGAAGGGCAGATTGACCAACAGCGCAGAGCGACTGACCCGTTGCCCAGTCTCGTCGCGCATGGTCTTGGTGCTCACCCTGCCCACATATGCGGAGTCATTGCCGGTGAACACGATTTCATAGTCCCAGGGGAATAAGTTGCTCTCGGGTGTTTGCACCAGCCGCATCGGGCTTGAGCCCACCAACCACCCGCTACGCGCCACGTCCAGTTCGGCGGTGATGACCGGATGCAACATTTTCAAGCGCACGCCGTCGAAGATATCGGTGTAGATCTCTTGGCCGGCGACGAAGTGGGAGTACGGCTTGAGGACGGAATCCACGCGCGCGATGTTGTTGTAGGCGAAGCGAAGCGGGGTCTCTTCGTAGACCAAGGCATTGTCCGCAGTGACGTCGAACACGTGAATGCCGCTGGTGGTGTAAAGCAGGCCGTGGGCATAGTTGGCCACCGCCGAGAGCGTGTCGATGGTGAAGGTCACCTTGTAGGTGTGTCCGGTCTTCAGGCTCTTCTCGGCCAGGATCTCCGGCTCGATGGAGCCGCAACCAAAGATCAAGCCCTCGCCCTGGCTTCCTACGGTGGGCGGCACGTAGCCAGCAGCCGTTTGATGCGGGGTGACGATCTGCACGTTCTTGCCGACCGCTCGCACTTCCTCAGCCTCGTCCAGATCGATGTAGATGCTGTTTTCTGAGGGAGCGATGCCGGGCCCGATATTCACCGCCCCAGAGTCGTAGGCGACCAGCGCGTAGTAGTAAGTGCGCCCGTTCTGCACTTCGCGGTCGATGAAGTAATGGGTGATGCCCGAGTC contains:
- a CDS encoding zf-HC2 domain-containing protein, whose product is MKCDECQQHIPDYLYEEIEEELARRLEEHVRACTACRTALRKLQATTKVLADWPDQDPGLRLTFVAARQPLLSDAWSSLRRWQRAGLAVGFALAALLVGLAVSNTTVSYKDGSLQFSASLWRRPAPAVTREEVLALQRATLAAVQDMVQSSEQRQRADFARALQEFARDVELQRQADLGLVGRGLEELHIRTLTRLDRTDRFLEELARLAVYEQGLRD
- a CDS encoding sigma-70 family RNA polymerase sigma factor, which produces MDDQTLIERFLAGDVAAFNTLVWRWEKPIYNFAYRYLGTAEAAKEVTQQTFIRAYTGLRRLKSTACFSTWLHQIALNLSRDELKRRRPSLSIDSEQRPTEDGHPLPAELPDLPEDRPDCVAHNSHLAAVLKRAVLSLPEEQRVVIIMKQYQGLKFREIADVLGQPVNTVKSRLYHGLLALRQILEEWGVAQEVLDHEM
- a CDS encoding glucose-1-phosphate adenylyltransferase; its protein translation is MTRNVAAIIMAGGAGERLWPLTAKRAKPAVPIAGKFRLIDIPISNCLHSEVNRIFVLTQYMSRSLNQHVAATYHFDPFRGGFVQILAAQQTPESTAWYQGTADAVRRNLPYFDAPNNERFLILAGDHLYSMDFRKLIDWHVRSKAEVTVSAIPVSREVAHRYGILKTNTRGRITKFVEKPNDPAVVESLLVPAEVLRNFGVQSNGRELIASMGIYVFERQTLFDILNESAEEDFGKGIIPYAIKTRRVYAYLFDGYWEDIGTISSFYEAMIDLTRPVPKFNFYTQRAPIFTRPRYLPGAKITSSLIERTILADGSIVEQCEIKDSILGIRSIVRSGTRIYGSIVMGADFYETDQECQAAAAQGIPEVGIGHNCLIERAIIDKNARIGANVQILNRHREGFVKADNFVIRDGIVIVPKNAVIPPGTVIG
- a CDS encoding ribulokinase, with product MVSLGLDFGTESARAVVVDLSSGEELATAVEQYPHGVISQELPKSGVKLGDAWALQHPGDWLHALEQIVPRALREAKVGPEQVVGIGVDFTSCTVLPTAADGTPLCLREEFAAQPHAWPKLWKHHAAQPEADDINHLASQRGEPFLARYGGKISSEWLFPKALQILREAPEVYQAASRIIEGGDWLVWYLTGEEKRSACQAGYKALWDKQAGYPSHDFFAALDPRFANVVSEKLSTSIYPVGTRAGALRAEVAQRLGLRAGTPVGVAIIDAHSAVLGTGVAEPGKMVLVLGTSTCHMVLGPKVSATGIAGIVEDGIVPGYVGYESGQAAVGDIFAWYVRHHLPAELQEEAKRNGLDPYKVLEQRAARLRPGQSGLLALDWWNGNRSILMDAELSGLIVGFTLASRPEEVYRALVEATAFGTKKIIDNHEEQGIPVHELYACGGIAEKSPMLMQIYADVTGREIRLAASAQATALGAAIIGAIAAGRAGGGFDDFAEATKRMAKQKETVYRPVPTHHAVYTQLYGEYVRLHDYFGRGVNDAMKVLRRLRAAASDSD
- a CDS encoding ATP-dependent 6-phosphofructokinase: MPKKRMRLALLTGGGDCPGLNAVIRAVTKTALLEYDMEVVGFMDGFEGLLENRYVDLDYAAVSGILTRGGTILGTSNRADPFNYPMLEGGKMVYRDRSDQAMHNFENLGLDALVCIGGDGTMAAAARMMDKGLPVVGVPKTIDNDLYGTDVTFGFDSAVATGTEAIDRLHTTAQSHHRVMVVEVMGRYAGWLALTIGIAGGGDIILIPEIPYDIDIVCERVKERNFRGSRFSILVVAEAAAPKGGKMVVRELIEGSPDKIRLGGIGSVVAKDIEQRTKVETRVTVLGHLLRGGVPTAYDRILATRFGVEAVKMVVNGNFGHMVGIQGGELKHVPIKEVGGKTRKVPLDSPLIAVARSVGTCLGD
- a CDS encoding family 16 glycosylhydrolase; protein product: MKWSAACSVILLAWFVAPTNAKNYKGAELRTRESYLYGRFEVRYKASAGDGHVSTFFTYNDIDPTENWNEIDIEIHGRYTDDVQITTITPRQMIHLRHQWVPFNPHVGFHVYAIEWTPEYVAWFVDGEEVYRQTEPHVLTLRRPQKIMMNIWNPAYHDWVGAWSDAILPRFAYYDYVSYASYTPGVGDTGTDHNFTHQWTDHFDSWDQSRWEKATHTFPGNDCDFVPENVVFKDGLMILCLTDPLNLGYVDNKPPTVLWARAENDRVLVRFSEEVDKESAEKAANFLVPGATVSRASLAEDLRTVTLEAHGLENSTGTLVVMGIKDRAPQPNRLTGQVVNLISATPLSLPVKVNVGGEAFQGFLPDQEWNERSEYGYTDGKKVQEPASVPIAQTEIPAVYRAQRRGLVRYMVRVQPGNYRVTLLFAETRFTAPGQRRFDVVVEGRTVARELDLAAEAGHVVAFQLVADPVPVTDGVLDIHFAAGRDSTLLCGLVVEEASSAVGPGQSRMPTEELSCELYPNPCAPPALIRYALPGHQQVRLVVYDPLGRVVRQLFAGEQARGLYTLTWDGLGSQGCPLPSGIYFLRVETPRSSLVRKLTLRR
- a CDS encoding PorV/PorQ family protein; the encoded protein is MNSNWQRVGTAVAVLCLAWYSLSYGQKPHRAGTTAANFLEIGFGCAGAAMGDAYVGVATDLSATYWNPAGLGYMARSEAQFTYQPWLLDINTSAAAVGLVLPRLGTFALSLYHTGYGEMEVTTVASQEGTGETFSATDFAFAFSYSRRLAQWFSFGASAKYVSSQIWHVGAYAVAADLGVLLQTHFFSATGERSDGMSIGMSISNFGTKMRYDGMDLLQPIDILPLEQGNYRDVRGQFRLESWELPLLFRIGVAVHPLVRERHRLTLAIDALHPNNNSESVNVGAQYQWVLPATGSFFLRAGYKALFMEDSEYGLAFGGGATIYMMHNTALKFEYAYRGLGILGKVHAYTIGVLF